Proteins found in one Mycoplasma sp. 1578d genomic segment:
- the mnmA gene encoding tRNA 2-thiouridine(34) synthase MnmA, giving the protein MKKRVIIGMSGGVDSSVAAYLLLQQGYQVEGLFMRNWDSILNNDVLGNEKISQDICPQEQDYNDALAVAKALGIKLHRVDFVQEYWNKVFENFIDEYKKARTPNPDILCNKHIKFDSFANYAFNQLKADYIAMGHYAKVKNGHLYRAKDQNKDQTYFLAQLSTEQLSKVIMPLADLEKEQIREIAAKLDLITAKKKDSTGICFIGERNFTQFLQNYIPAQDGDIVDITTNKKIGRHVGCFYYTIGQRKGLNLGGMSEPYYVCGHNVQKNILYVAPASQPQWLESNNLIASNLNLNNLDYDPNNITVKFRYRQADIKAHIQINGTNIRVFYPQKAQAITPGQQVVLYDGDKCIGGAIIEEIYMDEQKLTFI; this is encoded by the coding sequence GTGAAAAAAAGAGTAATTATCGGAATGAGCGGAGGAGTTGATTCTTCAGTTGCAGCATACTTACTTTTACAACAAGGGTATCAAGTTGAAGGTTTATTTATGCGTAATTGAGATAGCATTTTAAACAATGACGTGCTCGGTAATGAAAAAATTTCACAAGATATTTGTCCTCAAGAACAAGATTATAATGACGCTCTAGCAGTTGCTAAAGCTCTTGGTATAAAATTGCATCGGGTTGATTTTGTTCAAGAATACTGAAATAAAGTGTTCGAAAACTTCATTGATGAATACAAAAAAGCACGAACTCCCAATCCGGATATTTTATGCAATAAACATATTAAGTTCGATTCTTTTGCCAATTATGCTTTCAATCAACTAAAAGCTGATTATATTGCCATGGGCCATTATGCTAAAGTTAAAAATGGCCACTTATATCGAGCCAAGGACCAAAACAAAGATCAAACTTATTTTTTAGCTCAATTAAGCACTGAACAACTGAGTAAAGTAATTATGCCTTTAGCTGATTTAGAAAAAGAACAAATTCGAGAAATAGCAGCTAAATTAGACTTAATTACAGCCAAAAAGAAAGATTCGACTGGAATTTGTTTTATTGGCGAGCGTAATTTTACTCAATTTTTACAAAATTACATCCCAGCTCAAGATGGTGATATTGTTGATATTACTACTAATAAAAAAATCGGAAGACACGTGGGTTGTTTTTATTACACTATTGGACAACGCAAAGGATTGAATTTAGGCGGCATGAGTGAACCTTATTATGTCTGTGGCCACAATGTGCAAAAAAACATTTTATATGTGGCCCCAGCATCCCAACCTCAATGACTTGAATCAAATAATTTAATTGCAAGTAATCTCAATTTAAACAATTTAGATTATGATCCTAATAATATAACTGTTAAATTTAGATATCGTCAAGCTGATATTAAAGCACATATTCAAATAAATGGCACCAATATTCGAGTTTTTTATCCGCAAAAAGCACAAGCAATCACCCCAGGGCAACAAGTGGTTTTATATGATGGGGATAAATGTATTGGTGGAGCGATAATTGAAGAAATTTATATGGACGAGCAAAAACTCACATTCATTTAG
- the ftsY gene encoding signal recognition particle-docking protein FtsY: MGFFKNLINKVFSKNSDSKNLKNLEAINSSKLEKYKTGLSNASNFGKQLLELQNRYNHIDQEFFDELEELLIMSDINASLVYLIIEKIKNEVKTNNIDDPKLIGEIVADQMFVVYTNNSITNTTLNYQQGRLNVFVFVGVNGSGKTTSIAKIAHRFVSQGKKVLIAAGDTFRAGAVNQLAIWADRINVDIVKPDKEGADPASVVYQAMQKAKEQNYDLLIIDTAGRLQNKINLMNELNKMIGIIQRFEPSAPHESLLVLDATNGQNGLAQAREFKEVANLTGIILTKMDGTSKGGIVLSIKDEYQLNVKFLGLGEKLDDLQEFDLELFIYQMTKDLINV; this comes from the coding sequence ATGGGATTTTTTAAAAATTTAATCAATAAAGTATTTTCAAAAAATAGCGATTCCAAAAACTTAAAAAACCTTGAAGCAATTAATTCTTCTAAATTAGAAAAATACAAAACTGGGCTTTCAAATGCAAGTAATTTTGGAAAACAATTATTAGAATTACAAAATCGCTACAATCACATTGATCAAGAGTTTTTTGATGAACTTGAAGAGCTATTAATTATGTCAGATATTAATGCTTCATTAGTGTATTTAATCATTGAAAAAATTAAGAACGAAGTTAAAACCAATAATATTGACGATCCAAAACTAATCGGCGAAATTGTTGCTGATCAAATGTTTGTAGTTTACACAAATAACAGTATCACTAATACAACTTTAAATTATCAACAGGGGCGCTTAAATGTTTTTGTTTTTGTTGGTGTAAATGGTAGCGGAAAAACTACATCAATTGCAAAGATAGCTCATCGATTTGTTAGTCAAGGTAAAAAAGTACTCATTGCAGCTGGCGACACTTTTCGAGCTGGAGCAGTCAATCAACTTGCTATTTGAGCCGATCGAATTAATGTGGATATTGTCAAACCTGATAAAGAGGGTGCTGATCCTGCTTCAGTTGTATATCAAGCTATGCAAAAAGCTAAAGAACAAAATTATGATTTATTAATTATTGATACAGCAGGTCGTTTACAAAATAAAATTAATTTAATGAACGAATTAAACAAAATGATTGGCATTATTCAACGTTTTGAACCAAGTGCTCCTCATGAATCGCTTCTAGTTCTAGATGCAACTAATGGTCAAAATGGTTTAGCACAAGCTCGAGAATTTAAAGAGGTAGCTAATTTAACTGGAATTATTTTAACTAAAATGGATGGAACTTCTAAAGGTGGTATTGTCTTGTCCATTAAAGATGAATATCAACTTAACGTAAAATTTTTAGGTCTAGGTGAAAAACTTGATGATCTTCAAGAATTTGATTTAGAGTTGTTTATTTATCAAATGACTAAGGATTTAATCAATGTCTAA
- a CDS encoding sigma factor-like helix-turn-helix DNA-binding protein translates to MSKQHKKSLDNIAKYTLLYEKYGFLLTKVQRQAFELYFYKDLSYAEVALILATTRSSVYDAVDKAFKKLNKIESQKEN, encoded by the coding sequence ATGTCTAAACAACACAAAAAATCATTAGATAATATCGCTAAATACACACTATTATACGAGAAATATGGTTTTTTACTAACTAAAGTACAACGTCAAGCTTTTGAATTATATTTTTATAAGGATTTGTCCTATGCTGAAGTAGCTTTGATTTTAGCTACTACTCGTTCAAGTGTTTATGATGCAGTAGATAAAGCGTTTAAGAAACTTAATAAAATTGAAAGTCAAAAAGAGAATTAA
- the rpsI gene encoding 30S ribosomal protein S9 — MKKDQLQYRGLGRRKSSVARVIIKPGAGKFIINKREAKEYLTSDIYLKDANQPFVLTETMGQFDVSVNVAGGGLSGQAGAIRLGIARALLEASADYRSVLKKAGMLTRDARAKERKKPGLRKARRARQFSKR, encoded by the coding sequence ATGAAAAAAGATCAATTACAATACCGTGGATTAGGAAGAAGAAAATCTTCAGTTGCTCGTGTAATTATCAAACCTGGAGCTGGTAAATTTATAATCAATAAACGTGAAGCAAAAGAATATTTAACTTCTGATATTTATCTCAAAGACGCAAATCAACCATTCGTTTTAACAGAAACTATGGGACAATTTGATGTTTCTGTTAATGTAGCCGGTGGAGGTCTTAGTGGTCAAGCTGGAGCAATTAGACTTGGAATTGCACGGGCATTGCTTGAAGCGAGCGCTGATTATCGTTCAGTTCTTAAAAAAGCCGGAATGCTTACTAGAGACGCTAGAGCTAAAGAACGTAAAAAACCTGGTCTTAGAAAAGCACGTCGTGCAAGACAATTCTCAAAACGTTAA
- the rplM gene encoding 50S ribosomal protein L13 has protein sequence MRQTTIVNTQQADKKWYVVDAEGQVVGRLAAFVASVLRGKTKPSFTPHADMGDNVIIVNAEKAILTAKKEEDKIYYSHSGYPGGLKSVNAAKLRVKKPTAIVQKAIFGMLPHTKLGNKQRRNVFIYAGPEHKHVAQNPEKLEVR, from the coding sequence ATGAGACAAACAACAATTGTTAATACCCAACAAGCCGACAAAAAATGATACGTTGTTGATGCAGAAGGTCAAGTTGTAGGTCGTTTAGCTGCTTTTGTTGCTTCAGTGCTTCGAGGAAAAACAAAACCATCATTCACACCGCATGCCGACATGGGAGATAATGTCATCATTGTTAATGCTGAAAAAGCTATTTTAACAGCTAAAAAAGAAGAAGATAAAATTTATTATTCACACTCTGGTTATCCAGGTGGTCTTAAAAGCGTTAATGCCGCTAAACTGAGAGTTAAAAAACCTACCGCAATAGTTCAAAAAGCTATTTTCGGAATGCTTCCACATACAAAATTAGGGAACAAACAACGTCGTAATGTATTTATTTACGCAGGTCCAGAACATAAACATGTTGCCCAAAATCCAGAAAAATTAGAGGTTAGATAA
- a CDS encoding DNA-directed RNA polymerase subunit beta', producing the protein MSNFTDKRTDNLLNKITLSLATNEDVLSWSHGEVTKPETINYKSYKPEKDGLFDELIFGPTTDYKCPVCSTKYKKSDENTNCTKTPACEKYKPKILPKITRRTRMGHIKLHNPVVHFWFFKIDHSIIAKLLGLRVADSNTPVSKTDLENLIYYKSHIVLESGSLKSLKKNTIININEAATIYEAALMEMLGQWDKDSDEYQDIYTALEELREYASSKMGKDYGIDFYEYNDIIHEFSDAKIGTGSQAIEYLLKNINLEAEAKLVQSKIDEINASPNFSTTSLQDRSKLYKRLTIINSFIKSGQKPTNMLIYNLPVIPADLRPLVQLDGGRHSTSDVNELYRRIIIRNNRLAKWDESDAPMLIKQNEYRMIQEAVDALIDNSRKKPSPVSSKDGHPLKSISDALTGKKGRFRQNLLGKRVDYSGRSVIVVGPTLKMYQVGIPRDMAAKLFEPWIIKEIIKSEESVKNVKSAKKLVESLNPTIWPYVEKAIEGRPVLLNRAPTLHRLSIQGFQPVLIRGKAIKLHPLVTTAFNADFDGDQMAVHVPISEQAVREVKELMLASKNILGPRDGEPIINPSQDMILGLYYLTVEKAGAKGEGNFYATYNDMVNAYENGFITLHTRVVLPIEAIDKISVLNSTNRPYIVSTVGKFILNKAFPSDFEFIFGKRVTVTSQNVNGEVKTKETESIHTSENVLHEYTFEYGTNFRDAIKLIPANHSLVKKDIAKIIRWVYEKYVAVVTIEDIASVLDTVKENNYKNKFEECASLKDYKNEDISTSHASLINKFIQEEFEKIKFKYFAKLQIRDSDLNLSHYTELLENVWFRYSNYVASILDNIKDLGFKYSTISGTTISMNDITTLPTTQDKIKEGEEYVEQLKKYFASGYLTDDERYNLTIQKWTQVKESIEKDLKEVTKSDLENPLFMMFTSGARGNASNFTQLAGMRGLMNNNAKVLKADAENDRVVRSTVEIPVKSSFLDGLTAYEFYSSTHGARKGLTDTALNTAKSGYLTRRLVDVAQGIVVREEDCGSDFGFVVKDIKDTKTDTVIESLIERIEGRFTNRPIYDLNGDIIIGANSLITPEIANNIVNKHGKTEVEIRSVLSCHTRNGVCKRCYGKDLATNRIVHIGEAVGVVTAQSIGEPGTQLTMRTFHTGGVAGVADITGGFGRLIELIDAYDLPWGRPAVISRVFGVVKSIKPAKDSSGKDSDTLLVEIESKNKDGLLEIHPHAVKVSQKLRVKVGDEVIPGQKIVEGPIIINDLLEKADTRAVQNYLLKEVQRLYRLQGIAIADKYIEIIIRQMLSKIIITDPGDSDFFTGSLVDRFVYQKENGRLIAAGKRPAFGEVKIKGAKQTPLLSDSFLAAASYQETAKILVNSSISNKVDYLKGLKENIILGYKIPAGTNSNYEPKSKYDIRDPKSYFTNKNDADQQMSEEIIYDVDNMFYSQDLEEIELFEDDSNIDTIDYDYGIEE; encoded by the coding sequence ATGAGTAATTTTACAGACAAAAGAACTGACAATTTACTAAATAAAATCACTCTTTCGCTGGCTACCAACGAAGATGTGTTAAGCTGATCACATGGTGAAGTAACTAAACCTGAAACAATTAACTATAAATCATACAAACCAGAAAAAGACGGTCTTTTTGATGAGTTAATTTTTGGTCCAACCACTGATTATAAATGTCCAGTATGTTCAACTAAATACAAAAAAAGCGACGAAAATACCAACTGTACCAAAACCCCAGCTTGTGAAAAATACAAACCAAAAATTCTCCCTAAAATCACTCGTAGAACTCGTATGGGGCACATTAAATTGCATAATCCCGTAGTTCATTTTTGATTTTTTAAAATCGATCACTCAATTATTGCTAAACTTTTAGGGCTTAGAGTCGCTGATTCAAATACACCGGTTTCTAAAACTGATTTAGAAAACTTAATTTACTATAAATCACATATTGTCCTTGAGAGCGGAAGTTTAAAATCACTTAAGAAAAATACCATTATTAACATTAATGAAGCAGCCACTATTTATGAAGCCGCTTTAATGGAAATGCTTGGTCAATGAGATAAAGATAGCGATGAATATCAAGATATTTATACTGCTTTAGAAGAATTGAGAGAATATGCTTCTTCAAAAATGGGTAAAGATTATGGAATTGATTTTTATGAATATAATGATATTATTCATGAATTTTCTGATGCTAAAATTGGAACTGGTTCTCAAGCAATTGAATACTTACTTAAAAATATTAATCTAGAAGCTGAGGCTAAATTAGTCCAAAGTAAAATTGACGAAATTAACGCTTCACCTAACTTTTCAACCACTAGTTTACAAGATCGTTCAAAACTTTATAAAAGATTAACTATTATTAATTCGTTCATTAAATCAGGCCAAAAACCAACTAATATGTTAATTTATAATCTTCCAGTAATTCCTGCTGACTTACGTCCTTTGGTTCAGCTTGATGGAGGAAGACACTCAACTAGTGATGTGAATGAACTTTATCGTCGGATCATTATTAGAAACAATCGTTTAGCTAAATGAGATGAATCAGATGCTCCAATGTTAATTAAACAAAATGAGTATCGGATGATTCAAGAAGCTGTTGATGCTTTAATTGATAATTCAAGAAAAAAACCTTCACCAGTTTCATCAAAAGATGGTCATCCACTTAAATCCATTTCTGATGCACTCACTGGAAAAAAAGGACGTTTCCGTCAAAACTTACTCGGAAAACGTGTTGATTACTCAGGACGTAGTGTTATTGTTGTTGGTCCAACATTGAAAATGTACCAAGTTGGAATTCCACGTGATATGGCCGCTAAATTATTTGAGCCATGAATTATTAAAGAAATTATTAAATCTGAAGAAAGCGTTAAAAACGTTAAATCAGCAAAAAAACTGGTTGAAAGTTTAAACCCAACTATTTGACCTTATGTAGAAAAAGCCATTGAAGGACGTCCGGTATTACTCAATCGTGCTCCAACCTTGCACCGTCTTTCAATTCAAGGATTCCAACCAGTACTTATTCGTGGAAAAGCAATTAAACTACACCCATTAGTTACCACAGCTTTTAACGCTGACTTTGATGGGGACCAAATGGCTGTCCACGTGCCAATTTCTGAACAAGCTGTTCGTGAAGTTAAAGAGTTAATGCTTGCTTCAAAAAACATTCTAGGACCAAGAGATGGTGAACCAATTATTAACCCTTCGCAAGATATGATTTTAGGGCTTTACTACCTAACTGTTGAAAAAGCCGGAGCAAAGGGTGAAGGTAATTTTTATGCCACATATAATGATATGGTTAATGCCTATGAAAATGGGTTTATTACTTTACACACTAGAGTAGTACTTCCAATTGAAGCAATTGACAAAATTTCAGTTCTCAATTCAACTAATCGCCCATATATTGTCTCAACTGTTGGAAAATTCATTTTAAACAAAGCTTTTCCAAGCGATTTTGAATTTATTTTCGGTAAACGTGTTACAGTTACTTCACAAAATGTTAATGGAGAAGTAAAAACTAAGGAAACGGAATCAATTCATACTTCTGAAAACGTTTTACACGAATATACTTTTGAATACGGAACTAACTTTAGAGATGCAATTAAATTAATTCCAGCTAACCATTCACTAGTTAAAAAAGATATTGCTAAAATTATTCGTTGAGTGTACGAAAAATATGTAGCGGTGGTTACTATTGAAGATATAGCTAGTGTTTTGGATACTGTTAAAGAAAATAATTACAAAAATAAATTTGAAGAATGTGCAAGCTTAAAAGATTATAAAAACGAAGATATTTCGACTTCACATGCTTCATTAATTAATAAATTTATTCAAGAAGAATTTGAAAAAATTAAATTCAAATATTTTGCTAAATTACAAATTCGTGATTCTGATCTCAATTTATCACATTACACTGAATTACTTGAAAATGTCTGATTCAGATACTCAAACTATGTAGCTTCAATTCTAGATAATATTAAAGATTTAGGATTTAAATATTCAACTATTTCAGGAACTACTATTTCCATGAATGACATCACTACTCTACCAACAACTCAAGATAAAATTAAAGAAGGTGAAGAGTACGTTGAACAATTGAAAAAATACTTTGCTAGTGGATATTTAACTGATGATGAGCGTTATAACCTCACCATTCAAAAATGAACTCAAGTCAAAGAATCAATTGAAAAGGATTTAAAAGAAGTTACTAAATCAGACTTAGAAAATCCACTCTTTATGATGTTTACTTCTGGAGCTCGTGGAAATGCATCAAACTTTACTCAGCTTGCTGGAATGCGTGGATTAATGAACAATAATGCCAAAGTGCTTAAGGCTGATGCTGAAAATGATCGGGTTGTTCGTTCAACTGTGGAAATCCCAGTTAAATCATCATTCCTAGATGGACTTACTGCATATGAGTTTTATTCATCAACTCACGGGGCCCGTAAAGGACTTACTGATACAGCTCTTAACACTGCTAAATCTGGATATTTAACTCGAAGACTTGTTGACGTGGCACAAGGAATTGTGGTACGCGAAGAAGATTGTGGAAGTGATTTTGGATTTGTAGTTAAAGATATTAAAGACACTAAAACCGATACAGTTATTGAGTCATTAATCGAAAGAATTGAAGGTAGATTTACCAACCGTCCAATTTATGATTTAAACGGCGATATTATCATTGGTGCCAACTCACTAATTACTCCTGAAATTGCCAATAATATTGTTAATAAACACGGTAAAACTGAAGTTGAAATTCGTTCAGTACTTTCATGTCATACTCGTAATGGGGTATGTAAACGTTGTTATGGTAAAGATTTAGCAACTAATAGAATTGTACACATTGGTGAAGCTGTTGGTGTGGTTACTGCCCAATCAATCGGAGAACCTGGGACTCAACTTACTATGCGTACATTCCACACTGGAGGGGTTGCTGGGGTGGCCGATATTACTGGTGGATTCGGTCGTTTAATTGAGCTCATTGATGCTTATGATCTCCCTTGAGGTCGTCCCGCCGTTATTTCACGTGTATTTGGAGTGGTTAAATCAATCAAACCAGCTAAAGATAGTTCAGGAAAAGATTCAGATACCTTACTTGTGGAAATTGAAAGTAAAAATAAAGATGGTCTCTTAGAAATACATCCACATGCAGTTAAAGTGTCACAAAAACTTAGAGTTAAAGTTGGTGATGAGGTTATTCCTGGACAAAAAATTGTTGAAGGACCAATTATTATTAATGATCTTCTTGAAAAGGCCGATACACGTGCTGTGCAAAACTATCTGTTAAAAGAAGTTCAAAGACTTTACCGCCTTCAAGGGATTGCTATTGCCGATAAATATATTGAAATTATTATTCGCCAAATGCTTTCAAAAATTATTATTACTGATCCAGGAGATTCAGATTTCTTCACTGGAAGTTTAGTTGATCGCTTTGTGTACCAGAAAGAAAATGGTCGTTTAATTGCCGCTGGTAAACGTCCAGCCTTTGGTGAAGTTAAAATCAAAGGGGCAAAACAAACACCACTTCTTAGCGATTCGTTCTTGGCAGCAGCTTCATATCAAGAAACTGCGAAAATTCTGGTTAATTCATCAATTTCAAATAAAGTTGATTACCTTAAAGGTCTTAAAGAAAATATTATTTTAGGATACAAAATTCCAGCTGGAACTAATTCAAATTATGAACCTAAATCTAAATATGATATTCGTGATCCAAAAAGTTACTTTACTAATAAGAACGATGCTGATCAACAAATGAGTGAAGAAATTATCTACGATGTTGATAATATGTTCTATTCACAAGACTTAGAAGAAATTGAACTTTTTGAAGATGATTCAAATATTGATACAATAGATTATGACTATGGTATTGAAGAATAA